In Nicotiana tabacum cultivar K326 chromosome 21, ASM71507v2, whole genome shotgun sequence, one DNA window encodes the following:
- the LOC107784380 gene encoding transcription termination factor MTERF9, chloroplastic, producing the protein MAAHTSIFLKISFPGTEPSLFNALIRNRRSFFRFSRIFVVSSHTNQKILKPNRRSRFGQPISPYDSDSDADDADSFENEEEENDDVLTSDDESRDVRVSDHNRQRQKFQNAAHIRRAGHHHSERGSGAKLGHQRQTSEITQDCREKEAKGSLAKDRFSHLAEELDLDERWFPLLDYLGTFGFKDSHFIQMYERHMPSLQINKSSAQERLEFLLSVGVKHKDIRKIILRQPQILEYTVENNLKSHVTFLASLGIPDSRIGHIITATPSLFSYSVENSLKPTVTYLLEEVGIEKNDLAKVVQLSPQILVQRIETSWTARYNFLTRELGAPRDSIVKMVRKHPQLLHYSIEDGLLPRINFLRSIGMRNSEIVKVLTSMTQVFSLSLEGNLKPKYMYLVNELGNEVRSLTKYPTYLSLSLDQRIRPRHRFLVSLKRAPKGPFPLSSLVPTDECFCQQWAGTSLDKYLDFRQRLLLKELARKYERR; encoded by the exons ATGGCAGCTCACACTTCCATTTTCCTCAAAATCAGTTTTCCCGGTACAGAACCTTCGCTATTCAATGCCCTAATTCGTAACAGAAGAAGTTTCTTCAGGTTTAGCAGAATCTTCGTTGTCTCTTCGCATACCAATCAGAAGATTCTCAAGCCCAATCGCAGGTCTAGGTTCGGCCAGCCAATTTCTCCTTATGACTCTGACTCCGATGCTGACGACGCTGACAGTtttgaaaatgaagaagaggaaaacgACGACGTTTTGACTTCTGAT GATGAATCTCGAGATGTTAGAGTTTCTGACCACAATAGGCAGCGCCAGAAGTTTCAGAATGCAGCACACATCAGACGAG CCGGTCATCACCATTCAGAAAGAGGATCAGGTGCAAAGTTGGGACACCAGAGGCAAACTTCTGAGATTACCCAAG ATTGCAGAGAAAAG GAGGCAAAGGGGAGCTTGGCTAAGGACAGATTTAGTCATCTAGCAGAGGAACTAGATCTGGATGAGAGATGGTTTCCACTTCTTGATTACCTAGGTACCTTTGGATTTAAGGACTCTCACTTCATCCAGATGTACGAAAGGCACATGCCttcccttcaaataaataaaagttCTGCACAGGAAAGGTTGGAGTTCTTGTTGAGTGTTGGCGTCAAACATAAAGACATCAGGAAGATAATTTTGAGGCAGCCTCAGATTCTTGAGTATACTGTGGAAAACAACCTGAAATCCCATGTCACATTTTTGGCTAGTTTGGGAATCCCAGACTCAAGAATAGGGCATATAATTACTGCTACTCCATCCCTTTTTTCCTATAGTGTGGAAAATTCATTAAAACCCACAGTGACATACTTGCTTGAGGAGGTCGGTATCGAGAAGAATGACCTCGCTAAAGTTGTGCAGCTAAGCCCTCAAATTTTGGTGCAGCGGATTGAAACTTCATGGACAGCCCGCTACAATTTTCTAACTAGGGAATTGGGTGCACCCAGAGATAGTATTGTCAAAATGGTTAGGAAGCATCCTCAATTACTTCACTACAGCATTGAGGATGGATTGCTTCCCCGGATTAATTTTTTGAGGAGCATCGGAATGCGCAATTCAGAGATAGTGAAAGTACTGACTAGCATGACGCAG GTATTTTCTCTATCACTTGAGGGGAATCTGAAACCTAAGTACATGTACTTGGTTAATGAACTTGGCAATGAAGTGCGATCATTGACTAAATATCCAACGTACCTAAGCTTGTCGCTGGATCAGAGAATTAGGCCACGCCATAGGTTTTTGGTTTCTCTAAAGAGGGCTCCAAAGGGACCTTTTCCATTGAGTTCACTGGTCCCAACTGATGAATGTTTTTGTCAGCAGTGGGCAGGGACTAGCTTGGACAAATATCTTGATTTTCGGCAGAGATTGCTTCTAAAAGAACTTGCCAGAAAATATGAAAGACGATAA